One genomic segment of Deinococcus terrestris includes these proteins:
- a CDS encoding acetamidase/formamidase family protein, giving the protein MTHHHLGPESIHTVWDRDLPPALSIRPGDTVTFETLDASDGGVARRAAQGEVSGPPELLALAAADAHGPRSGPRGHPLTGPVFVEGAEAGDALRVELLEVRTAAWGWTGCRPDGIGLLDAALGAEGLKPYTHLWDLRAGDHAEFLPGIRVPLAPFPGVMGVAPGEPGPHPTAPPRSVGGNMDIRQLVAGSTLWLPVEAAGALFSVGDLHAAQGDGELSGTGIECAGQVTLRFGLERGANLSTPEFATPTHGGTSTRWHATTGHHPDLMEAARLALRPLLRRLEARGLTLEQAYVLSSACVDLKISQIVDAPNYTVSAFLPLDVFGEE; this is encoded by the coding sequence ATGACCCACCACCACCTCGGCCCCGAGTCCATCCACACCGTTTGGGACCGCGACCTGCCCCCGGCCCTGAGCATCCGCCCCGGCGATACGGTCACCTTCGAGACGCTGGACGCCTCGGACGGCGGGGTGGCGCGGCGGGCGGCGCAGGGGGAGGTGTCCGGCCCGCCCGAACTGCTCGCGCTCGCGGCGGCGGATGCCCACGGCCCGCGCTCTGGCCCACGCGGTCATCCCCTGACTGGCCCCGTCTTCGTGGAGGGCGCCGAAGCGGGCGACGCCCTGCGGGTGGAGTTGCTAGAGGTTCGCACTGCCGCCTGGGGCTGGACCGGCTGCCGTCCGGACGGCATCGGCCTGCTGGACGCCGCGCTGGGCGCCGAGGGCCTGAAGCCCTACACCCACCTCTGGGACCTGCGGGCGGGCGACCACGCCGAGTTCCTGCCGGGCATCCGGGTTCCGCTGGCCCCCTTTCCGGGCGTGATGGGCGTGGCACCGGGCGAGCCGGGGCCGCACCCCACCGCGCCGCCCCGCTCGGTGGGCGGGAACATGGATATCCGGCAACTGGTCGCGGGGAGCACCCTCTGGCTGCCGGTCGAGGCGGCGGGGGCGCTGTTCTCGGTGGGCGACCTGCACGCGGCGCAGGGGGACGGCGAGCTGTCGGGCACCGGGATCGAGTGCGCGGGGCAGGTGACCCTCCGCTTCGGCCTGGAGCGGGGCGCGAACCTCTCCACCCCCGAGTTCGCCACTCCCACCCACGGCGGCACGAGCACCCGTTGGCACGCGACCACCGGCCACCACCCCGACCTGATGGAAGCCGCCCGCCTTGCCCTGCGCCCGCTGCTGCGGCGGCTGGAGGCCCGTGGGTTGACGCTGGAGCAGGCCTATGTGCTCTCCAGCGCCTGCGTGGACCTCAAGATCAGCCAGATCGTGGACGCGCCGAACTACACGGTGAGCGCCTTCCTGCCGCTGGACGTGTTCGGGGAGGAGTGA
- the murF gene encoding UDP-N-acetylmuramoyl-tripeptide--D-alanyl-D-alanine ligase, whose protein sequence is MLDPHGPLPFAATVHPAARPATRLTWDSREASPEVAFVALPGETMHGNRFVEAALAAGAPFVLTDLDVERAVRVPDAREALFTWARSERAHSPLVVGITGSVGKTTAKSYAAAALDAAYMPVYNTMPAIACFLVEHGRGGRPLVVEMGIDRVGEMAELVDLVRPDVGVVTSIGAAHLEQLGSLEGVAREKGVILQGRRGLVGTQAAPWFPRTPTYGFGEGVTHAGEGLDVTSRGASFTFRGLPVTLPLASRVQAEAAVLGLALAAEAGVGLEEAAARLAGVQVPGGRYRVHPGRYTVIDDAYNASPLAVTAALDALAAFPGRRISVLGRMLELGETERELHAEVGAHARRRADLTYGVGAFAHELGDRAHPTVPELLADLLMEVKDGDVILVKASRGISWTPEKRAQEGVGLDVVVGALLEARG, encoded by the coding sequence ATGCTCGACCCGCACGGCCCGCTCCCCTTTGCCGCCACCGTCCACCCCGCCGCCCGCCCTGCCACGCGCCTGACCTGGGACTCGCGCGAGGCGTCCCCCGAGGTCGCCTTCGTGGCCCTGCCCGGCGAGACGATGCACGGCAACCGCTTTGTAGAGGCGGCGCTGGCGGCAGGCGCCCCCTTTGTGCTGACCGACCTGGACGTGGAGCGGGCGGTAAGGGTCCCGGATGCGCGGGAGGCCCTGTTCACCTGGGCACGCTCGGAACGGGCACACAGTCCGCTGGTGGTCGGCATCACGGGGAGCGTGGGCAAGACGACCGCCAAGAGCTACGCAGCGGCGGCGCTGGACGCGGCCTACATGCCCGTCTACAACACCATGCCCGCCATCGCCTGCTTCCTGGTGGAGCACGGGCGCGGCGGGCGTCCCCTGGTCGTGGAGATGGGCATCGACCGGGTGGGCGAGATGGCCGAGCTGGTGGACCTCGTGCGGCCGGACGTGGGCGTGGTGACCAGCATCGGGGCCGCGCACCTGGAGCAACTGGGCAGCCTGGAGGGGGTCGCCCGCGAGAAGGGCGTGATCCTGCAAGGCCGCCGGGGGCTGGTGGGCACCCAGGCTGCGCCATGGTTCCCGCGCACGCCGACCTACGGCTTCGGGGAGGGGGTGACCCACGCCGGGGAGGGACTGGATGTGACGTCGAGGGGCGCGTCTTTCACCTTCCGGGGCCTTCCCGTCACCCTGCCGCTGGCCTCGCGGGTGCAAGCGGAAGCGGCGGTGCTGGGCCTCGCGCTCGCGGCGGAGGCGGGGGTGGGGCTGGAGGAGGCCGCCGCCCGCCTCGCCGGGGTGCAGGTGCCGGGGGGCCGGTATCGGGTCCATCCGGGCCGCTACACGGTGATCGACGACGCCTACAACGCCTCTCCCCTCGCCGTGACCGCCGCGCTGGATGCCCTCGCCGCCTTTCCAGGCCGCCGCATCAGCGTGCTGGGGCGAATGCTGGAGCTAGGCGAGACGGAGCGCGAGCTGCACGCGGAGGTCGGCGCCCACGCCCGGCGGCGGGCCGACCTGACCTACGGGGTGGGGGCCTTCGCTCATGAACTGGGCGACCGTGCCCACCCCACCGTGCCCGAACTGCTGGCCGATCTGCTAATGGAGGTAAAGGACGGCGACGTGATTCTGGTCAAGGCCAGCCGGGGCATCTCGTGGACGCCGGAAAAGCGGGCGCAGGAAGGCGTGGGGCTGGACGTGGTGGTGGGAGCGCTGCTGGAGGCAAGGGGGTAG